One genomic segment of Drosophila melanogaster chromosome 3L includes these proteins:
- the Duba gene encoding deubiquitinating enzyme A, isoform D, whose protein sequence is MSTSTAAANLLKTVEETFSGYNSGDEHHQPKERLIPVEEWQRRDLEFAKCMEQRGYELKPVEEDGACLFRSISLQIYGDEEMHDVIRQHTMDYIHENREYFGQFVTEDINSYIQRKRARDAHGNHIEIQAISEIYSRTVEVYCYQSNPINIFNSEQSQAGYPPLRLSYQRGSHYNAILDPYNATVGVGLGLAGYKPEIQTKEAVRLSEQLEIEQTMFEDKLKTTDWEATNEAIEEQIARESYLQWCRENTQRSRNSNTAAGSATSSTVTSAEALTDSDASPSKYSACGGTGSSGNPPVALTSGSGGDGAGPAFSLSPKTLNQFSHKLPQEVNELGGYDSDATDMSSTSSVGHSGGSSSPSTAASQRSGKGSKSQRRATALRKKRRHETRETTLASKSAEALEAPLRKSPKRDSAPSVARADTPEAEQRPSTSKQSSHSPQKNVDSKSPTEQSYSSFYQELLEASYANEGANESEMLQQAIQMSTRDYMEDQKRKFLFGP, encoded by the exons ATGTCTACGTCTACGGCGGCCGCCAATTTGCTAAAAACAGTGGAGGAAACCTTTTCCGGTTACAATAGCGGCGATGAGCATCATCAGCCCAAAGAGCGATTGATTCCAGTGGAAGAGTGGCAGCGACGTGATCTGGAGTTCGCCAAATGTATGGAACAGCGCGGCTACGAACTTAAGCCTGTCGAGGAGGATGGCGCCTGCCTGTTTCGCTCTATATCCCTTCAAATATACGGCGACGAGGAGATGCACGACGTGATCCGCCAACACACTATGGATTATATA CACGAGAATCGGGAATATTTCGGTCAGTTTGTCACCGAGGACATCAACAGCTATATACAGCGTAAACGGGCTCGTGATGCTCATGGCAACCACATTGAGATCCAAGCTATTTCCGAGATCTACAGCCGTACCGTCGAGGTATACTGCTACCAGTCAA ATCCCATCAATATATTTAACTCGGAACAGTCGCAGGCGGGTTATCCCCCGCTGCGTTTATCCTATCAGCGCGGATCACACTACAATGCTATTCTGGATCCCTACAACGCCACCGTTGGCGTGGGCCTGGGCTTGGCTGGATACAAGCCCGAGATCCAAACCAAAGAGGCTGTGCGTCTCAGCGAGCAGTTGGAGATCGAACAG ACCATGTTTGAAGATAAACTAAAGACAACAGACTGGGAGGCCACTAACGAAGCCATTGAGGAGCAAATTGCTCGCGAGTCTTACCTACAGTGGTGTCGCGAGAATACGCAACGCTCGCGCAACAGCAATACAGCGGCAGGATCGGCCACATCCTCGACGGTTACCTCTGCAGAAGCGCTTACCGACTCCGATGCCTCGCCCTCAAAATACTCTGCGTGTGGGGGCACTGGCAGCAGCGGTAATCCACCTGTGGCTTTGACCAGCGGTAGTGGTGGTGATGGCGCCGGACCCGCATTTTCGCTGTCGCCCAAAACACTTAACCAGTTTAGTCACAAGCTACCGCAAGAGGTTAACGAGCTGGGTGGCTACGATAGCGATGCAACAGACATGAGTAGCACCAGCTCGGTGGGACACAGCGGTGGCAGTTCATCGCCGAGCACAGCTGCAAGCCAACGTTCGGGCAAGGGATCCAAGTCTCAACGTCGCGCTACGGCCCTCAGAAAGAAGCGACGACACGAAACTCGCGAGACGACTTTGGCTAGCAAGAG CGCCGAGGCTTTAGAGGCTCCGCTGAGGAAGAGTCCAAAGCGCGATTCAGCGCCATCAGTGGCACGAGCTGACACGCCAGAGGCTGAGCAGCGTCCCTCCACCTCGAAGCAGTCGTCTCATTCGCCACAGAAGAACGTGGATAGCAAGTCACCTACGGAGCAGAGTTACTCTAGCTTTTATCAGGAGCTGCTCGAGGCATCCTACGCCAATGAAG GCGCTAACGAAAGCGAGATGCTGCAGCAAGCCATCCAGATGTCCACACGCGATTACATGGAGGACCAAAAACGAAAGTTTCTCTTCGGACCGTAG
- the Duba gene encoding deubiquitinating enzyme A, isoform F: MTIKPVSAPPSAKRVAGNVDPDNKEAQVVVVEQSVVSQTHNHAHNHRNVVIDGQSPQRRGEVYDELARTHRCSPHKSTRSKRREHHEAHAHLYKRDRLEREKLVHPTAAAGSGAPGVSGSKCNSPPSTSTSGSSSPSAVGRNSPEHLGLGCTTVPTAQVQMSTSTAAANLLKTVEETFSGYNSGDEHHQPKERLIPVEEWQRRDLEFAKCMEQRGYELKPVEEDGACLFRSISLQIYGDEEMHDVIRQHTMDYIHENREYFGQFVTEDINSYIQRKRARDAHGNHIEIQAISEIYSRTVEVYCYQSNPINIFNSEQSQAGYPPLRLSYQRGSHYNAILDPYNATVGVGLGLAGYKPEIQTKEAVRLSEQLEIEQTMFEDKLKTTDWEATNEAIEEQIARESYLQWCRENTQRSRNSNTAAGSATSSTVTSAEALTDSDASPSKYSACGGTGSSGNPPVALTSGSGGDGAGPAFSLSPKTLNQFSHKLPQEVNELGGYDSDATDMSSTSSVGHSGGSSSPSTAASQRSGKGSKSQRRATALRKKRRHETRETTLASKSAEALEAPLRKSPKRDSAPSVARADTPEAEQRPSTSKQSSHSPQKNVDSKSPTEQSYSSFYQELLEASYANEGANESEMLQQAIQMSTRDYMEDQKRKFLFGP; the protein is encoded by the exons ATGACAATCAAGCCAGTGAGCGCCCCACCGAGCGCGAAACGCGTGGCTGGAAATGTGGATCCCGATAACAAGGAGGCgcaggtggttgtggtggaGCAGTCGGTGGTCAGCCAGACCCATAACCATGCCCACAACCACCGTAACGTCGTCATCGATGGGCAG AGCCCCCAAAGGCGTGGCGAGGTCTACGACGAACTGGCACGCACCCATCGCTGCAGCCCACACAAGAG CACACGCTCGAAGCGTCGCGAACACCACGAAGCGCATGCACACCTTTATAAGCGCGATCGTCTGGAGCGCGAGAAACTAGTCCATCCGACGGCAGCGGCGGGCAGTGGAGCACCTGGTGTATCTGGCAGCAAGTGCAACAGTCCACCGTCGACCTCAACTTCCGGCAGTAGCAGTCCGTCGGCAGTGGGCCGAAACTCACCCGAACACTTGGGACTGGGCTGCACCACGGTGCCCACAGCTCAGGTCCAGATGTCTACGTCTACGGCGGCCGCCAATTTGCTAAAAACAGTGGAGGAAACCTTTTCCGGTTACAATAGCGGCGATGAGCATCATCAGCCCAAAGAGCGATTGATTCCAGTGGAAGAGTGGCAGCGACGTGATCTGGAGTTCGCCAAATGTATGGAACAGCGCGGCTACGAACTTAAGCCTGTCGAGGAGGATGGCGCCTGCCTGTTTCGCTCTATATCCCTTCAAATATACGGCGACGAGGAGATGCACGACGTGATCCGCCAACACACTATGGATTATATA CACGAGAATCGGGAATATTTCGGTCAGTTTGTCACCGAGGACATCAACAGCTATATACAGCGTAAACGGGCTCGTGATGCTCATGGCAACCACATTGAGATCCAAGCTATTTCCGAGATCTACAGCCGTACCGTCGAGGTATACTGCTACCAGTCAA ATCCCATCAATATATTTAACTCGGAACAGTCGCAGGCGGGTTATCCCCCGCTGCGTTTATCCTATCAGCGCGGATCACACTACAATGCTATTCTGGATCCCTACAACGCCACCGTTGGCGTGGGCCTGGGCTTGGCTGGATACAAGCCCGAGATCCAAACCAAAGAGGCTGTGCGTCTCAGCGAGCAGTTGGAGATCGAACAG ACCATGTTTGAAGATAAACTAAAGACAACAGACTGGGAGGCCACTAACGAAGCCATTGAGGAGCAAATTGCTCGCGAGTCTTACCTACAGTGGTGTCGCGAGAATACGCAACGCTCGCGCAACAGCAATACAGCGGCAGGATCGGCCACATCCTCGACGGTTACCTCTGCAGAAGCGCTTACCGACTCCGATGCCTCGCCCTCAAAATACTCTGCGTGTGGGGGCACTGGCAGCAGCGGTAATCCACCTGTGGCTTTGACCAGCGGTAGTGGTGGTGATGGCGCCGGACCCGCATTTTCGCTGTCGCCCAAAACACTTAACCAGTTTAGTCACAAGCTACCGCAAGAGGTTAACGAGCTGGGTGGCTACGATAGCGATGCAACAGACATGAGTAGCACCAGCTCGGTGGGACACAGCGGTGGCAGTTCATCGCCGAGCACAGCTGCAAGCCAACGTTCGGGCAAGGGATCCAAGTCTCAACGTCGCGCTACGGCCCTCAGAAAGAAGCGACGACACGAAACTCGCGAGACGACTTTGGCTAGCAAGAG CGCCGAGGCTTTAGAGGCTCCGCTGAGGAAGAGTCCAAAGCGCGATTCAGCGCCATCAGTGGCACGAGCTGACACGCCAGAGGCTGAGCAGCGTCCCTCCACCTCGAAGCAGTCGTCTCATTCGCCACAGAAGAACGTGGATAGCAAGTCACCTACGGAGCAGAGTTACTCTAGCTTTTATCAGGAGCTGCTCGAGGCATCCTACGCCAATGAAG GCGCTAACGAAAGCGAGATGCTGCAGCAAGCCATCCAGATGTCCACACGCGATTACATGGAGGACCAAAAACGAAAGTTTCTCTTCGGACCGTAG
- the Duba gene encoding deubiquitinating enzyme A, isoform G → MTIKPVSAPPSAKRVAGNVDPDNKEAQVVVVEQSVVSQTHNHAHNHRNVVIDGQSPQRRGEVYDELARTHRCSPHKSTRSKRREHHEAHAHLYKRDRLEREKLVHPTAAAGSGAPGVSGSKCNSPPSTSTSGSSSPSAVGRNSPEHLGLGCTTVPTAQVQMSTSTAAANLLKTVEETFSGYNSGDEHHQPKERLIPVEEWQRRDLEFAKCMEQRGYELKPVEEDGACLFRSISLQIYGDEEMHDVIRQHTMDYIHENREYFGQFVTEDINSYIQRKRARDAHGNHIEIQAISEIYSRTVEVYCYQSNPINIFNSEQSQAGYPPLRLSYQRGSHYNAILDPYNATVGVGLGLAGYKPEIQTKEAVRLSEQLEIEQTMFEDKLKTTDWEATNEAIEEQIARESYLQWCRENTQRSRNSNTAAGSATSSTVTSAEALTDSDASPSKYSACGGTGSSGNPPVALTSGSGGDGAGPAFSLSPKTLNQFSHKLPQEVNELGGYDSDATDMSSTSSVGHSGGSSSPSTAASQRSGKGSKSQRRATALRKKRRHETRETTLASKRLVFVATCGAAY, encoded by the exons ATGACAATCAAGCCAGTGAGCGCCCCACCGAGCGCGAAACGCGTGGCTGGAAATGTGGATCCCGATAACAAGGAGGCgcaggtggttgtggtggaGCAGTCGGTGGTCAGCCAGACCCATAACCATGCCCACAACCACCGTAACGTCGTCATCGATGGGCAG AGCCCCCAAAGGCGTGGCGAGGTCTACGACGAACTGGCACGCACCCATCGCTGCAGCCCACACAAGAG CACACGCTCGAAGCGTCGCGAACACCACGAAGCGCATGCACACCTTTATAAGCGCGATCGTCTGGAGCGCGAGAAACTAGTCCATCCGACGGCAGCGGCGGGCAGTGGAGCACCTGGTGTATCTGGCAGCAAGTGCAACAGTCCACCGTCGACCTCAACTTCCGGCAGTAGCAGTCCGTCGGCAGTGGGCCGAAACTCACCCGAACACTTGGGACTGGGCTGCACCACGGTGCCCACAGCTCAGGTCCAGATGTCTACGTCTACGGCGGCCGCCAATTTGCTAAAAACAGTGGAGGAAACCTTTTCCGGTTACAATAGCGGCGATGAGCATCATCAGCCCAAAGAGCGATTGATTCCAGTGGAAGAGTGGCAGCGACGTGATCTGGAGTTCGCCAAATGTATGGAACAGCGCGGCTACGAACTTAAGCCTGTCGAGGAGGATGGCGCCTGCCTGTTTCGCTCTATATCCCTTCAAATATACGGCGACGAGGAGATGCACGACGTGATCCGCCAACACACTATGGATTATATA CACGAGAATCGGGAATATTTCGGTCAGTTTGTCACCGAGGACATCAACAGCTATATACAGCGTAAACGGGCTCGTGATGCTCATGGCAACCACATTGAGATCCAAGCTATTTCCGAGATCTACAGCCGTACCGTCGAGGTATACTGCTACCAGTCAA ATCCCATCAATATATTTAACTCGGAACAGTCGCAGGCGGGTTATCCCCCGCTGCGTTTATCCTATCAGCGCGGATCACACTACAATGCTATTCTGGATCCCTACAACGCCACCGTTGGCGTGGGCCTGGGCTTGGCTGGATACAAGCCCGAGATCCAAACCAAAGAGGCTGTGCGTCTCAGCGAGCAGTTGGAGATCGAACAG ACCATGTTTGAAGATAAACTAAAGACAACAGACTGGGAGGCCACTAACGAAGCCATTGAGGAGCAAATTGCTCGCGAGTCTTACCTACAGTGGTGTCGCGAGAATACGCAACGCTCGCGCAACAGCAATACAGCGGCAGGATCGGCCACATCCTCGACGGTTACCTCTGCAGAAGCGCTTACCGACTCCGATGCCTCGCCCTCAAAATACTCTGCGTGTGGGGGCACTGGCAGCAGCGGTAATCCACCTGTGGCTTTGACCAGCGGTAGTGGTGGTGATGGCGCCGGACCCGCATTTTCGCTGTCGCCCAAAACACTTAACCAGTTTAGTCACAAGCTACCGCAAGAGGTTAACGAGCTGGGTGGCTACGATAGCGATGCAACAGACATGAGTAGCACCAGCTCGGTGGGACACAGCGGTGGCAGTTCATCGCCGAGCACAGCTGCAAGCCAACGTTCGGGCAAGGGATCCAAGTCTCAACGTCGCGCTACGGCCCTCAGAAAGAAGCGACGACACGAAACTCGCGAGACGACTTTGGCTAGCAAGAGGTTGGTGTTCGTGGCGACTTGTGGTGCAGCTTACTGA
- the CG42832 gene encoding uncharacterized protein, translated as MKTEVVFIFLFFAMVAILSANAESTTTTEASETTTKSPSAPQWSLTEFIRFFNGSGSGNKFYFFF; from the coding sequence ATGAAGACAGaggttgtatttatttttctgttttttgcaATGGTGGCGATTTTGAGCGCCAACGCCGAAAGTACCACAACTACTGAGGCCTCCGAAACCACGACAAAATCTCCTTCTGCTCCACAATGGTCTTTGACGGAATTTATACGGTTTTTCAACGGCAGCGGTAGTGGAAACAAATTCTACTTCTTCTTCTAG